The Xanthobacter flavus genome includes a window with the following:
- a CDS encoding indolepyruvate ferredoxin oxidoreductase family protein, whose product MALKPVSLDDKYDLSQERVFVSGTQALVRLALMQKERDRRAGLNTAGYVTGYRGSPLGGLDQQFLRAEKVLKANDIKFMSGLNEDLAATALWGSQQAELRGEGKYDGVFGLWYGKGPGVDRSGDVFRHANNAGTSRHGGVLALMGDDHTCESSTTAHQSEFHFVDVMIPVLNPAGAQEIIDYGLYGWALSRFAGTWVGLKAVKDTIESTGIVDGRLDRVRIEPALGFEMPPGGLNIRLGDTPLAQEERLQEFKRDAVLHFLRANRLNRFITSGGARPRIGIATVGKSYLDVRLALDELGIDEVRANDLGLRIWKVACPWPLETQGLHEFAKGLDLIMVVEEKRSLIEVQVREELYGTANQPVCIGKKDEQGRWMFPVKGALDPNDIAIQLGRRLLAYGHIPDIAARVAELEEAQRVLAATSDVATRIPYFCSGCPHNSSTKVPEGMRAYAGIGCHYMVQWMDRETTGFTQMGGEGANWIGESSFSKRGHVFQNLGDGTYNHSGYLALRAACAAKVNVTYKILFNDAVAMTGGQTHDGNLTVPVIARQVAAEGVERVVVVTDEPGKYPANTLWPAGMTIHHRDELDAVQRELAAIPGVTVMIYDQTCASEKRRRRKRGQFPDPDKRVLINERVCEGCGDCGVKSNCVSVQPLETEFGRKREIDQSSCNKDFSCVNGFCPSFVTVHGAKPKKSAGAAAGADSWPELPEPAHPEIHGTYGIIATGVGGTGVVTIGAILGMAAHLEGKACGMIDMAGLAQKGGAVYSHIRLANDPADITAIRVPARGADVVLGGDLVVAGTKKVLAAVKPGKTICVVNTHEVLPGDFTRNADYSLPTERIKRTIRDLVGDAQTHFIEASRLAQALFGNALAQNIFMVGYAYQFGALPLSAAAIERAIELNGEAVAMNKAAFLWGRRAAHDPAAVEAIATPKGTVSSDARRLSQSLDEVIARRVADLTLYQNAAYAARYKALVDKVRINEQAKAPGRGGLAEAVAKNLYKLMAYKDEYEVARLYADGAFRAQADAAFDGALRFEFHLAPPLLARRDATGEPRKITLGPWMMKGFSLLAKLKGLRGSALDLFGYTQERRTERTLIADYERTVGELLAKLDPANHAIAVAIASIPEKIRGFGHVKLRHLEAAKAEEQDLLARFRNPPAPTAVAAE is encoded by the coding sequence ATGGCTCTGAAGCCTGTTTCGCTCGACGACAAATATGACCTGTCCCAGGAGCGCGTGTTCGTATCGGGCACGCAGGCTCTCGTCCGCCTCGCCTTGATGCAGAAGGAGCGCGACCGGCGCGCCGGCCTCAACACGGCCGGCTATGTCACTGGCTATCGCGGCTCCCCCCTCGGCGGGCTCGACCAGCAGTTCCTGCGCGCCGAGAAGGTGCTCAAGGCCAACGACATCAAGTTCATGTCCGGCCTCAACGAGGACCTCGCCGCCACCGCTCTCTGGGGTTCGCAGCAGGCGGAGCTGCGCGGCGAGGGCAAGTATGACGGCGTGTTCGGCCTCTGGTACGGCAAGGGACCGGGCGTCGACCGCTCCGGCGACGTGTTCCGCCACGCCAACAATGCCGGCACCTCGCGGCACGGCGGCGTGCTCGCCCTCATGGGCGACGACCACACCTGCGAAAGCTCCACCACCGCCCACCAGAGCGAATTCCATTTCGTCGACGTGATGATCCCGGTGCTGAACCCTGCGGGCGCGCAGGAGATCATCGATTACGGGCTCTATGGCTGGGCGCTGTCGCGCTTCGCCGGCACGTGGGTCGGCCTCAAGGCGGTGAAGGACACCATCGAGTCGACCGGCATCGTGGACGGGCGCCTGGACCGCGTGCGCATCGAGCCGGCGCTGGGCTTCGAGATGCCGCCCGGCGGCCTCAACATCCGCCTCGGCGACACGCCGCTGGCGCAGGAGGAGCGGCTCCAGGAATTCAAGCGCGACGCCGTGCTGCATTTCCTGCGGGCGAACCGCCTCAACCGCTTCATCACCTCCGGCGGCGCCCGCCCGCGCATCGGCATCGCCACCGTGGGCAAGTCCTATCTCGACGTGCGGCTCGCGCTCGACGAACTCGGCATCGACGAGGTGCGGGCGAACGATCTCGGCCTGCGCATCTGGAAGGTGGCCTGCCCCTGGCCGCTGGAGACGCAGGGCCTCCACGAATTCGCCAAGGGCCTCGACCTCATCATGGTGGTGGAGGAGAAGCGCTCCCTCATCGAGGTGCAGGTGCGCGAGGAGCTGTACGGCACCGCCAACCAGCCCGTCTGCATCGGCAAGAAGGACGAGCAGGGCCGCTGGATGTTCCCGGTGAAAGGCGCGCTGGATCCCAACGACATCGCCATCCAGCTCGGCCGGCGCCTCCTGGCCTATGGCCACATCCCGGACATCGCCGCCCGCGTGGCGGAGCTGGAAGAGGCGCAGCGGGTGCTTGCCGCCACTTCGGACGTGGCGACGCGCATCCCCTATTTCTGCTCCGGCTGCCCGCACAATTCCTCCACCAAGGTGCCCGAGGGCATGCGCGCCTATGCCGGCATCGGCTGCCACTACATGGTGCAGTGGATGGACCGGGAGACCACCGGCTTCACCCAGATGGGTGGCGAGGGCGCCAACTGGATCGGCGAATCCTCCTTCTCCAAGCGCGGCCATGTGTTCCAGAACCTCGGCGACGGCACCTACAACCATTCAGGCTATCTCGCGCTCCGCGCCGCCTGCGCCGCCAAGGTGAACGTCACCTACAAGATCCTCTTCAACGACGCGGTCGCCATGACCGGCGGCCAGACCCATGACGGCAACCTCACCGTCCCGGTCATCGCCCGTCAGGTGGCGGCGGAAGGGGTGGAGCGGGTCGTCGTCGTCACCGACGAGCCGGGGAAGTACCCCGCCAACACGCTCTGGCCGGCCGGCATGACCATCCACCACCGCGACGAGCTGGACGCCGTGCAGCGGGAGCTGGCGGCCATTCCCGGCGTCACGGTGATGATCTACGACCAGACCTGCGCCTCGGAGAAGCGGCGGCGCCGGAAGCGCGGCCAGTTCCCCGACCCCGACAAGCGCGTGCTCATCAACGAGCGCGTCTGCGAGGGCTGTGGCGATTGCGGGGTGAAGTCCAATTGCGTCTCCGTGCAGCCGCTCGAAACCGAATTCGGCCGCAAGCGCGAGATCGACCAGTCGTCCTGCAACAAGGACTTCTCCTGCGTGAACGGCTTCTGCCCCTCCTTCGTGACGGTCCACGGGGCGAAGCCGAAGAAGAGCGCGGGCGCGGCGGCCGGCGCGGACTCATGGCCCGAGCTGCCGGAGCCGGCGCATCCCGAGATCCACGGCACCTATGGCATCATTGCCACGGGCGTGGGCGGCACCGGCGTCGTCACCATCGGCGCCATCCTCGGCATGGCGGCGCATCTGGAAGGCAAGGCCTGCGGCATGATCGACATGGCCGGCCTCGCCCAGAAGGGCGGCGCGGTCTACAGCCACATCCGCCTCGCCAACGACCCGGCCGACATCACCGCCATCCGCGTGCCGGCGCGCGGCGCCGACGTGGTGCTGGGCGGCGATCTGGTGGTCGCGGGCACCAAGAAGGTGCTGGCGGCGGTGAAGCCGGGCAAGACCATCTGCGTGGTGAACACGCACGAGGTGCTGCCCGGCGACTTCACCCGCAACGCGGACTATTCGCTCCCCACCGAGCGCATCAAGCGCACCATCCGCGATCTGGTGGGCGATGCGCAGACCCACTTCATCGAGGCGAGCCGCCTCGCCCAGGCGCTGTTCGGCAACGCGCTGGCGCAGAACATCTTCATGGTCGGCTATGCCTACCAGTTCGGCGCCCTGCCCTTGTCCGCCGCCGCCATCGAGCGGGCTATCGAGCTGAACGGCGAGGCGGTGGCCATGAACAAGGCCGCCTTCCTCTGGGGCCGCCGCGCCGCACACGATCCGGCCGCCGTGGAGGCCATCGCCACGCCGAAGGGCACCGTCTCCAGCGACGCGCGGCGGCTCTCGCAGAGCCTCGACGAGGTGATCGCCCGGCGCGTCGCCGACCTCACCCTCTACCAGAACGCCGCCTATGCGGCCCGCTACAAGGCGCTCGTGGACAAGGTGCGCATCAATGAGCAGGCCAAGGCGCCCGGTCGGGGCGGCCTCGCCGAGGCGGTGGCGAAGAACCTCTACAAGCTCATGGCCTACAAGGATGAGTACGAGGTCGCCCGGCTCTATGCCGATGGCGCTTTCCGCGCCCAGGCGGACGCGGCCTTCGACGGTGCGCTGAGGTTCGAGTTCCACCTCGCCCCGCCCCTCCTCGCCCGCCGCGACGCGACGGGGGAGCCGCGCAAGATCACGCTGGGACCTTGGATGATGAAGGGCTTCTCCCTGCTGGCGAAGCTCAAGGGCCTGCGCGGCAGCGCGCTGGACCTGTTCGGCTACACGCAGGAGCGCCGCACCGAGCGGACGCTGATCGCGGACTATGAGCGCACGGTGGGCGAGCTGCTGGCCAAGCTCGACCCCGCCAACCACGCGATCGCCGTCGCCATCGCCTCCATCCCGGAGAAGATCCGCGGCTTCGGCCACGTGAAGCTGCGGCACCTGGAGGCGGCCAAGGCCGAGGAGCAGGACCTCCTCGCCCGCTTCCGCAACCCGCCGGCGCCGACAGCGGTTGCGGCGGAGTAG
- the galU gene encoding UTP--glucose-1-phosphate uridylyltransferase GalU, which produces MRKPIRKAILPVAGLGTRFLPATKAVPKEMLTVVDRPVVQHVVDEARAAGIEHIVFVTGRNKAVIEDHFDRQFELERTLQERGKVKELEQLDRDTPKAGTTSFTRQQLPLGLGHAVWCARDIIGDEPFALLLPDMLHMPRTGNGNGHGCLGSMVEAYNETGGNVVAVYEVPDDQTHQYGIVGTGADAAKGAKTITQMVEKPKAGTAPSNLAISGRYILQPGIFDLLAKQERGAGNEIQLTDSMLKLKETEPFYAVRFDGNVYDCGSKIGFLMANVAYALSRPDIEAEFRAELKAILGGN; this is translated from the coding sequence ATGCGTAAACCCATTCGCAAGGCGATCCTACCCGTCGCGGGCCTCGGCACGCGCTTCCTTCCGGCGACCAAGGCTGTGCCGAAGGAGATGCTGACGGTGGTGGACCGGCCCGTCGTGCAGCACGTCGTGGATGAAGCCCGCGCCGCCGGCATCGAGCACATCGTTTTCGTCACCGGCCGCAACAAGGCGGTGATCGAGGATCATTTCGACCGGCAGTTCGAGCTGGAGCGCACGCTTCAGGAGCGCGGCAAGGTCAAGGAGCTGGAGCAGCTCGACCGCGACACGCCCAAGGCCGGCACCACGTCCTTCACCCGCCAGCAGCTGCCCCTCGGCCTTGGCCATGCGGTGTGGTGCGCGCGCGACATCATCGGCGACGAGCCGTTCGCGCTGCTCCTGCCCGACATGCTGCACATGCCGAGGACCGGCAACGGCAACGGCCACGGCTGCCTCGGCTCCATGGTCGAGGCCTACAACGAGACCGGCGGCAACGTGGTGGCGGTGTACGAGGTGCCGGACGACCAGACCCACCAGTACGGCATCGTCGGCACCGGCGCCGATGCGGCGAAGGGCGCCAAGACCATCACCCAGATGGTCGAGAAGCCCAAGGCCGGCACCGCGCCGAGCAACCTCGCCATTTCCGGCCGCTACATCCTCCAGCCCGGCATCTTCGACCTGCTCGCCAAGCAGGAGCGCGGCGCCGGCAACGAGATCCAGCTCACGGACTCGATGCTGAAGCTGAAGGAGACCGAGCCGTTCTACGCGGTGCGTTTCGACGGCAACGTCTATGACTGCGGCTCGAAGATCGGCTTCCTCATGGCCAACGTCGCCTATGCGCTCTCGCGCCCCGACATCGAGGCGGAGTTCCGCGCCGAGCTGAAGGCCATCCTCGGCGGGAACTGA
- a CDS encoding lytic murein transglycosylase has product MASTTRGRTTLGSGVAVALALIAGLVTPAAGQAQTTGSIFGFPPPAPQAAQAGAGHPLMTPQALAQAEANFPQCIANLWPLAQSKGVSRRTFERYTASLQPQMKIMEFMDSQPEFSKPIGAYVNMLVTEWRVKKGREILERYKPIFDRVEKAYGVDRYAVTAIWGIESTYGDPKGIGSRNVLESTATLACIGRRQDYFRDEFIATLQILEKDDVPYDHLTGSWAGAFGPTQFMPTSFQRFAVDFDGDGKRNVVDSIPDIIASTANNLKLDGWEFGKAWGYEVALPQGFDYRLANRSNKKTLAEWNALGVRRPSGIAYPRPGDTAYLLLPGGASGPAFLMMKNFDAILKYNPADAYALAIGHLADRLRGGGAFAQAWPKEERGLSKAERQEIQSRLTQMGYDIGNVDGILGQKSRVAIQDYQVRAGLLPDGYPDVALLQQMRR; this is encoded by the coding sequence ATGGCTTCGACGACGCGCGGAAGGACCACCTTGGGAAGCGGCGTGGCCGTGGCGCTCGCCCTCATCGCCGGCCTCGTTACCCCCGCCGCCGGACAGGCCCAGACCACGGGCTCCATCTTCGGCTTCCCGCCGCCCGCCCCGCAGGCGGCGCAGGCCGGCGCGGGCCATCCGCTGATGACGCCGCAGGCGCTCGCCCAGGCTGAAGCGAACTTCCCCCAGTGCATCGCCAATCTGTGGCCGCTGGCCCAGTCCAAGGGCGTGTCCCGGCGCACCTTCGAGCGCTACACCGCTTCTCTGCAGCCGCAGATGAAGATCATGGAATTCATGGACAGCCAGCCGGAATTCTCCAAGCCCATCGGCGCCTATGTGAACATGCTGGTCACCGAGTGGCGCGTGAAGAAGGGCCGCGAGATTCTGGAACGCTACAAGCCCATCTTCGACCGCGTCGAGAAGGCCTATGGCGTGGACCGCTACGCCGTCACCGCCATCTGGGGCATCGAATCCACCTATGGCGATCCGAAGGGCATCGGCTCGCGCAACGTGCTGGAATCCACCGCCACGCTCGCCTGCATCGGGCGGCGGCAGGATTATTTCCGCGACGAATTCATCGCCACGCTCCAGATCCTGGAGAAGGACGACGTGCCCTACGACCACCTCACCGGATCGTGGGCGGGTGCGTTCGGGCCCACCCAGTTCATGCCCACCTCGTTCCAGCGCTTCGCGGTGGATTTCGACGGCGACGGCAAGCGCAACGTGGTGGATTCCATTCCCGACATCATCGCCTCCACCGCCAACAATCTGAAGCTGGACGGCTGGGAGTTCGGCAAGGCGTGGGGCTATGAGGTGGCGCTGCCGCAGGGCTTCGACTACCGCCTCGCCAACCGCAGCAACAAGAAGACTCTGGCGGAATGGAACGCGCTGGGCGTGCGCCGGCCGAGCGGCATCGCCTATCCGCGCCCCGGCGACACCGCCTATCTGCTGCTGCCGGGCGGTGCCAGCGGCCCGGCCTTCCTGATGATGAAGAATTTCGACGCCATCCTGAAGTACAACCCGGCCGACGCCTACGCCCTAGCCATCGGGCATCTGGCCGACCGGCTGCGCGGCGGCGGCGCCTTCGCCCAGGCGTGGCCGAAGGAGGAGCGCGGGCTCTCCAAGGCCGAGCGGCAGGAAATCCAGAGCCGTCTCACCCAGATGGGCTACGACATCGGCAATGTGGACGGCATCCTCGGCCAGAAGAGCCGGGTCGCCATCCAGGACTACCAGGTCCGCGCCGGCCTCCTGCCGGACGGCTATCCCGACGTCGCCTTGCTCCAGCAGATGCGCCGCTGA
- a CDS encoding alpha/beta hydrolase has product MTETIPGETASTLDVDGRAIAIRAIPGAAPGLFWLGGFKSDMTGTKAEHLARWAQARGQANVRFDYSGHGASGGAFEESTISRWLNEALAVFDQATSGEQVVIGSSMGGWIALLLARALAARGEKRLKGLVLVAPAPDFTEALMWEKFPPPVRALIETTGKFLKPTLYGEEPYVITRDLIEDGRRHLLLGAPFAVGCPVRILQGARDEDVPWEHAMRLVSCLAEDDVVFSLIKDGDHRLSRPEDLERLTEAVDGLV; this is encoded by the coding sequence ATGACCGAGACCATCCCCGGCGAAACCGCCTCCACCCTCGACGTGGACGGCCGTGCCATCGCCATCCGCGCCATCCCCGGCGCGGCGCCCGGCCTGTTCTGGCTCGGCGGCTTCAAGTCGGACATGACCGGCACCAAGGCGGAGCACCTCGCCCGCTGGGCGCAGGCGCGCGGGCAGGCGAACGTGCGGTTCGATTATTCCGGCCACGGCGCCTCCGGCGGGGCGTTCGAGGAGAGCACCATCTCGCGCTGGCTCAATGAGGCGCTGGCGGTGTTCGACCAGGCCACCTCGGGCGAGCAGGTGGTCATCGGCTCGTCCATGGGCGGCTGGATCGCGCTGCTCCTCGCCCGCGCCCTCGCCGCGCGGGGGGAGAAAAGGCTGAAGGGGCTGGTGCTGGTGGCCCCGGCACCGGACTTCACCGAAGCCCTGATGTGGGAGAAGTTCCCCCCGCCAGTGCGCGCGCTGATCGAGACGACCGGCAAATTCCTCAAGCCGACGCTCTATGGCGAGGAGCCCTATGTCATCACCCGCGACCTGATCGAGGACGGGCGGCGCCATCTGCTCCTGGGCGCGCCGTTCGCGGTGGGCTGCCCGGTGCGCATCCTGCAGGGCGCGCGGGACGAGGACGTGCCGTGGGAGCACGCCATGCGCCTCGTGAGCTGCCTCGCCGAGGACGACGTGGTGTTCTCCCTCATCAAGGACGGCGACCATCGCCTGTCCCGCCCGGAGGATCTGGAGCGGCTGACGGAGGCGGTGGACGGGCTGGTGTGA
- the dapE gene encoding succinyl-diaminopimelate desuccinylase, giving the protein MTADASVKPELRANVPDALTLAAELIRAPSVTPNSGGALELVARRLEASGYHVERLTFDSGGVPIPNIYARIGSGSPNLCFAGHVDVVPEGDPAQWQHGPFAGTVEDGKLYGRGAVDMKGAVAAFLSAALACGRPERGSLSFLITGDEEGPALDGTVKVVEWLKEKGEVIDHCVLGEPTNPGAMGDAFKVGRRGSLSGILTVKGVQGHVAYPHLADNPIPRLVKLVGELTAASLDHGSDFFPPSNLEVVSIDVGNPVFNLIPAEATARFNVRFNDLYSLETLKSEIIRRLDGAGLTYDLAFQPGASQSFLTAPGPFVELVADAVEAETGRRPEASTSGGTSDARFIKDLCPVVEFGLVGQTMHKVDEATPVADLEVLTRIYSRIIARYFAAFA; this is encoded by the coding sequence ATGACCGCCGATGCTTCCGTCAAGCCCGAGCTTCGGGCCAATGTTCCCGATGCGCTGACGCTGGCGGCCGAACTGATCCGGGCGCCGTCCGTCACCCCCAATTCGGGCGGCGCGCTGGAACTGGTCGCGCGTCGGCTGGAGGCGTCAGGATACCATGTGGAGCGCCTGACGTTCGACAGCGGCGGCGTGCCCATCCCCAACATCTACGCCCGCATCGGGAGCGGCTCCCCCAATCTGTGCTTCGCCGGCCATGTGGACGTGGTGCCCGAGGGCGATCCCGCCCAATGGCAGCACGGTCCGTTCGCCGGCACGGTGGAGGACGGCAAGCTCTACGGACGGGGCGCCGTGGACATGAAGGGGGCGGTGGCCGCCTTCCTCTCGGCCGCGCTCGCCTGCGGGCGGCCGGAGAGGGGCTCGCTCTCCTTCCTCATCACCGGCGACGAGGAAGGCCCGGCGCTGGATGGTACGGTGAAGGTGGTGGAGTGGCTGAAGGAGAAGGGCGAGGTCATTGATCACTGCGTCCTCGGCGAGCCCACCAACCCCGGCGCCATGGGCGATGCCTTCAAGGTGGGCCGGCGCGGCAGCCTCTCCGGCATCCTCACCGTGAAGGGGGTGCAGGGGCACGTGGCCTATCCGCACCTCGCCGACAATCCCATTCCGCGCCTGGTAAAGCTGGTGGGAGAATTGACCGCCGCGTCCCTCGACCATGGCTCGGACTTCTTCCCTCCGTCGAACCTGGAGGTCGTCTCCATCGACGTCGGCAATCCGGTGTTCAATTTGATCCCGGCCGAGGCCACCGCCCGCTTCAACGTGCGCTTCAACGACCTTTATTCCCTGGAGACGCTGAAGTCCGAGATCATCCGCCGCCTCGACGGCGCCGGCCTCACCTACGATCTCGCCTTCCAGCCCGGCGCCAGCCAGAGCTTCCTCACCGCGCCCGGACCCTTCGTGGAACTGGTGGCGGACGCGGTGGAGGCGGAGACCGGGCGGCGGCCGGAGGCCTCCACCTCGGGCGGCACCTCGGATGCGCGCTTCATCAAGGATCTCTGCCCGGTGGTGGAATTCGGCCTTGTGGGCCAGACCATGCACAAGGTGGACGAGGCCACCCCCGTCGCCGATCTCGAGGTGCTGACGCGCATCTATTCCCGCATCATCGCGCGCTATTTCGCCGCCTTCGCCTGA
- a CDS encoding DUF3772 domain-containing protein: MKVKTSAAFLVALALSVFPLAQAGAQQAASPPAQGQQQGQGQSTPAAATPNAAASPPAAPAAASGAPAPAAGDAAPAQPVPAPKPAPVPPDPTIVAAREKMEAARSALDSIDAALAVEGLRPGDLDELRQRLDPARKDLAAVSDQIAPRVADAESRLNGLGPKPADGATEEPTVAADRERLTKVAAELGGVLKQNRALVLRGDQISDRISSRRRALFTGQLFERVDSVIDPDLWTNAFGALNSEFRALRYFGNDWRAYSVRRLSPLAVIGIVLGGIAIMAAVVAGGILLRKRLRTPPPEPGESFTRLRSAREAMKVLFLNATVAPAAAMAAIAFIGAFEIIPPRADELVQGIVIAIFIKAIGNAVGRAFLAPNEPWRRLPPLSDGAAVLAFRYYSFTVWTLAIAAALNALHRVLFAPVGLTVVTSAIMSLLIAGFISRFLVGAARAEANADTAKDPATTDPSAIAATGPAQAPPRYIRLFVWVAVFALLGALVAGYISFAAFVAARMVIAAAVLGVLYLLYALIDAFFGEGLSAETHRARVISSMLGLKPERVELIGVLASGLLKLQLFVIAAFLIVGSWGTSTADMMETVERVSFGVRIGNATITLWSVVYAVLLLLVSLAAARGLQKWVSSALLPRTGLEPSLQSSIATIVGYVGTIVAVMVAMGQLGLNLENIALVAGALSVGIGFGLQSIVSNFVSGLILLAERPIRVGDTINVKGEEGYVRRISVRATEIETFERATVIVPNADLITGMVKNWTHSNTTGRIIVAVTVSYDSDPEEVRDILVGCACDHPQVLQSPPPRVFLMKFADAGIVFELRCVVANVDYALTVKSDLHFQVLSRFRKAHVGMVAQPWAALARAPRDMVPPPPAPPDPLQ; this comes from the coding sequence ATGAAGGTGAAGACGTCCGCGGCCTTTCTGGTCGCGCTCGCCCTGTCGGTTTTCCCGCTGGCTCAGGCCGGCGCCCAGCAGGCCGCGAGCCCGCCGGCGCAAGGCCAACAGCAGGGACAGGGCCAGAGCACGCCCGCCGCGGCCACGCCCAATGCCGCAGCCTCGCCCCCCGCCGCGCCGGCGGCGGCCTCCGGCGCCCCCGCCCCGGCCGCCGGCGATGCGGCGCCCGCACAGCCGGTGCCAGCGCCAAAGCCCGCACCGGTCCCGCCCGATCCGACCATCGTCGCCGCCCGCGAGAAGATGGAGGCGGCCCGCTCCGCCCTCGATTCCATCGACGCCGCCCTCGCGGTGGAAGGCCTGCGCCCCGGCGACCTCGACGAGCTGCGCCAGCGCCTCGACCCCGCCCGCAAGGATCTTGCCGCCGTCTCCGACCAGATCGCCCCCCGCGTCGCCGACGCGGAGAGCCGTCTCAACGGCCTCGGCCCCAAGCCCGCCGACGGCGCGACCGAGGAGCCCACCGTCGCGGCCGACCGCGAGCGCCTGACCAAGGTCGCCGCCGAATTGGGCGGCGTGCTGAAGCAGAACCGCGCGCTGGTGCTGCGCGGCGACCAGATTTCCGACCGCATCAGTTCCCGCCGCCGCGCGTTGTTCACCGGGCAGCTGTTCGAGCGGGTGGATTCTGTCATCGACCCCGACCTGTGGACCAACGCCTTCGGCGCGCTGAATTCCGAGTTCCGCGCCCTGCGCTACTTCGGCAACGACTGGCGGGCCTATTCGGTGCGGCGCCTGTCGCCGCTCGCGGTGATCGGCATCGTCCTCGGCGGCATCGCCATCATGGCCGCCGTGGTGGCGGGCGGCATCCTGCTGCGCAAGCGCCTGCGCACCCCGCCGCCGGAGCCGGGCGAAAGCTTCACGCGCCTGCGCTCGGCGCGCGAGGCGATGAAGGTTCTGTTCCTGAACGCCACCGTTGCGCCCGCCGCGGCTATGGCGGCCATCGCCTTCATCGGCGCGTTCGAGATCATCCCGCCCCGCGCCGATGAACTGGTGCAGGGCATTGTCATCGCCATCTTCATCAAGGCCATCGGCAACGCCGTGGGCCGCGCCTTCCTGGCGCCGAACGAGCCGTGGCGCCGCCTGCCGCCGCTCTCGGATGGCGCCGCCGTACTCGCCTTCCGCTATTACTCCTTCACCGTGTGGACGCTGGCCATCGCCGCCGCCCTCAATGCCCTGCACCGGGTTCTGTTCGCGCCGGTGGGGCTGACGGTGGTGACGAGCGCGATCATGTCGCTGCTCATCGCCGGCTTCATCTCACGCTTCCTCGTCGGCGCCGCCCGCGCCGAGGCCAATGCGGATACGGCGAAGGACCCGGCGACCACCGATCCCTCGGCCATCGCCGCCACCGGCCCCGCGCAGGCTCCGCCCCGCTACATCCGCCTGTTCGTATGGGTGGCGGTGTTCGCCCTCCTCGGGGCGCTGGTGGCCGGCTACATCAGCTTCGCGGCCTTCGTCGCCGCGCGCATGGTCATCGCCGCCGCCGTGCTCGGCGTGCTCTACCTGCTCTATGCCCTCATCGACGCCTTCTTCGGCGAGGGCCTTTCCGCCGAGACCCACCGCGCGCGGGTGATCTCCAGCATGCTCGGCCTGAAGCCGGAGCGGGTGGAGCTGATCGGCGTCCTGGCGTCGGGCCTGCTCAAGCTGCAGCTGTTCGTGATCGCCGCCTTTCTCATTGTCGGCAGCTGGGGCACCTCCACCGCCGACATGATGGAGACGGTGGAGCGCGTTTCCTTCGGCGTGCGCATCGGCAACGCCACCATCACCCTGTGGAGCGTGGTCTATGCCGTGCTCCTGCTGCTCGTCAGCCTCGCGGCGGCGCGCGGACTGCAGAAATGGGTGTCGAGCGCGCTCTTGCCCCGCACCGGGCTCGAGCCGTCGCTGCAATCCTCCATCGCCACCATCGTCGGCTATGTGGGCACCATCGTCGCCGTCATGGTGGCCATGGGCCAGTTGGGGCTGAACCTCGAGAACATCGCGCTGGTCGCCGGTGCCCTCTCGGTCGGTATCGGCTTCGGCCTCCAGTCCATCGTGTCCAATTTCGTGTCCGGCCTGATCCTGCTGGCCGAGCGGCCCATAAGGGTGGGCGACACCATCAATGTGAAGGGCGAGGAAGGCTATGTGCGGCGCATCTCGGTGCGGGCCACCGAGATCGAGACCTTCGAGCGCGCCACGGTGATCGTGCCCAATGCCGACCTCATCACCGGCATGGTGAAGAACTGGACGCACTCCAACACCACCGGCCGCATCATCGTCGCCGTCACCGTCTCCTATGACAGCGATCCGGAGGAGGTGCGCGACATCCTCGTCGGCTGCGCCTGCGACCATCCGCAGGTGCTCCAGTCGCCGCCGCCGCGCGTGTTCCTGATGAAGTTCGCCGATGCGGGCATCGTGTTCGAGCTTCGCTGCGTGGTGGCGAACGTGGACTATGCGCTGACCGTGAAGAGCGACCTGCACTTCCAGGTGCTCTCGCGCTTCCGCAAGGCGCACGTGGGCATGGTGGCGCAGCCCTGGGCCGCCCTCGCCCGGGCCCCGCGCGACATGGTGCCCCCGCCGCCTGCGCCGCCCGACCCGCTGCAATAG